Proteins encoded in a region of the Rutidosis leptorrhynchoides isolate AG116_Rl617_1_P2 chromosome 9, CSIRO_AGI_Rlap_v1, whole genome shotgun sequence genome:
- the LOC139865826 gene encoding plastidic ATP/ADP-transporter-like — MQAVIIQTKGLLSLPSNPKPKSFLNPQQQSLRKRFNLSNSKPKSPTGLSLNLDGFTKFGSFLTPPSLTHSKKVKFHVCKASATGVAVPDGGDGLESPKFMGVEVVTLKKIVPLGLMFFCILFNYTILRDTKDVLVVTAKGSSAEIIPFLKTWVNLPMAIGFMLLYTKLSNVLSKKALFYSVILPFIAFFGAFGFVFYPLSGYFHPTALADRLLEFLGPRFLGPLAILRIWSFCLFYVMAELWGSVVVSVLFWGFANQITTVDEAKKFYPLFGLGANVALIFSGRTVKYFSNMRKHLGPGVDGWAISLKYMMSIVVLMGFAICGLYWWVNAYVPLPTRSKKKKEKPNMTTMESLKFLASSPYIRDLATLVVAYGISINLVEVTWKSKLKAQFPSPNEYSAFMGDFSTATGITTFIMMLLSQWIFNKYGWGVAAKITPTVLLLTGIGFFSLILFGDPLGPGLMKFGITPLLAAVYVGAMQNIFSKSAKYSLFDPCKEMAYIPLDEDTKVKGKAAIDVVCNPLGKSGGALIQQFMILTFGSLANSTPYLGGVLLVIVLAWLGAARSLDTQFTALRKEEEIEKEMEMEKTAVEIPKVSLNEDDDRSLESSSETLLSSES, encoded by the exons ATGCAAGCAGTCATCATACAAACAAAGGGCCTTCTGTCCCTCCCTTCAAATCCCAAACCCAAATCATTCTTGAACCCACAACAACAATCACTTAGAAAAAGATTCAATCTTTCAAATTCAAAACCCAAATCCCCAACTGGGTTATCACTAAATCTTGATGGGTTTACAAAATTTGGAAGCTTTTTGACACCCCCAAGTTTGACTCATTCTAAAAAAGTCAAATTTCATGTCTGCAAGGCTTCGGCTACCGGCGTTGCCGTCCCTGACGGCGGCGACGGACTTGAGTCACCGAAATTTATGGGTGTTGAAGTTGTGACATTAAAAAAGATTGTGCCTTTAGGGTTGATGTTTTTTTGTATCCTGTTTAATTATACAATTCTTAGAGATACAAAAGATGTTCTGGTTGTAACTGCTAAAGGGTCAAGTGCAGAAATTATACCCTTTTTAAAAACTTGGGTTAATTTGCCTATGGCAATTGGGTTTATGCTTTTGTATACAAAGTTGTCTAATGTGTTGTCTAAAAAAGCTCTTTTTTATAGTGTAATTCTTCCATTTATTGCCTTCTTTGGGGCTTTTGGGTTTGTTTTTTATCCTCTCAGTGGTTATTTTCACCCAACAGCTCTTGCTGATAGACTTCTTGAGTTTTTGGGGCCTCGATTTCTTGGACCGCTTGCAATTTTGAGAATTTGGAGTTTTTGTTTGTTTTATGTCATGGCTGAACTTTGGGGGAGTGTGGTGGTTTCAGTTCTGTTTTGGGGTTTTGCAAATCAG ATAACTACAGTAGACGAAGCCAAAAAGTTCTATCCTTTATTTGGACTGGGAGCAAATGTGGCTCTGATCTTCTCGGGACGTACTGTAAAGTACTTTTCGAACATGAGAAAACATTTGGGTCCTGGTGTCGATGGATGGGCCATTTCATTGAAATACATGATGAGCATTGTCGTACTTATGGGATTTGCAATTTGTGGTCTTTATTGGTGGGTTAACGCATACGTACCCCTTCCTACCCGTAGCAAAAAGAAGAAG GAAAAGCCGAACATGACTACAATGGAGAGTTTGAAGTTCTTAGCATCATCACCATACATTAGAGATCTAGCCACATTAGTGGTAGCGTACGGTATTAGTATAAATCTTGTTGAAGTTACATGGAAATCGAAACTCAAAGCCCAG tTTCCTAGTCCGAATGAATACTCGGCTTTCATGGGAGATTTTTCAACCGCGACAGGAATAACGACATTCATAATGATGTTGTTAAGTCAATGGATATTTAACAAATACGGATGGGGTGTTGCAGCTAAAATCACACCGACCGTTTTGCTTCTAACGGGAATTGGGTTCTTCTCGTTGATCTTGTTTGGGGACCCACTTGGACCGGGTCTTATGAAGTTTGGAATCACGCCCCTTTTAGCAGCTGTTTATGTTGGTGCAATGCAAAACATATTTAGCAAAAGTGCCAAATATAGCCTGTTTGATCCGTGCAAAGAAATGGCCTATATTCCTTTGGATGAAGACACCAAG GTTAAAGGAAAGGCAGCGATCGATGTGGTGTGCAACCCATTAGGAAAATCGGGTGGTGCATTGATCCAACAATTCATGATCTTAACTTTCGGTTCACTTGCAAATTCAACGCCTTATCTTGGTGGGGTACTACTAGTGATCGTGTTGGCATGGTTAGGTGCAGCCAGGTCATTAGACACACAATTTACAGCtttaagaaaagaagaagagatcgAGAAAGAAATGGAGATGGAGAAGACAGCTGTCGAAATCCCAAAAGTGTCTTTAAACGAGGATGATGACCGATCTCTTGAAAGTTCGTCAGAAACATTGTTGTCAAGTGAATCTTGA